One window of the Sulfitobacter alexandrii genome contains the following:
- the pdxA gene encoding 4-hydroxythreonine-4-phosphate dehydrogenase PdxA — protein sequence MTLPLPDGEPRERPVAISCGEPAGIGPEVAARAWAVLAGEIPMLWLGDPRHLPGDVPHRAVTDPAEALAVCADALPVLAHDFGPPVTPGRAQAAHAQGVIDMIAAGVELVRSGAASALCTAPIHKKALKDGAGFAHPGHTEYLAALAGVDQVVMMLASDQLRVVPATIHIPLSEVPRQLTPAGLTRTIEITIAGLRDLFGIARPRIAVSGLNPHAGEGGAMGHEELDWIAPLIGELRAAGHDVTGPLPADTMFHAAARARYDAAVAMYHDQALIPIKTLDFDKGVNVTLGLPFVRTSPDHGTAFDIAGQGLANPTSMIEAIRLAHRMGSGTAA from the coding sequence ATGACCCTGCCCCTCCCGGACGGAGAACCACGGGAGCGGCCCGTCGCGATCTCCTGCGGGGAACCCGCGGGCATCGGACCCGAGGTCGCGGCCCGCGCCTGGGCGGTTCTGGCGGGCGAGATCCCGATGCTCTGGCTCGGCGATCCCCGGCACCTGCCCGGAGATGTCCCGCACCGGGCCGTAACGGACCCGGCCGAGGCGCTGGCCGTCTGTGCCGATGCGCTTCCGGTCCTCGCCCATGACTTCGGCCCTCCCGTGACCCCCGGCAGGGCGCAGGCCGCGCACGCGCAAGGCGTCATAGACATGATCGCAGCGGGGGTGGAGCTTGTCCGCAGCGGCGCGGCAAGCGCCCTTTGCACCGCGCCCATTCACAAGAAGGCACTGAAGGACGGCGCGGGATTCGCGCATCCCGGCCACACCGAATACCTCGCGGCGCTGGCGGGTGTGGACCAGGTGGTGATGATGCTGGCCTCCGACCAGCTCAGGGTGGTGCCGGCGACCATCCACATCCCCCTTTCCGAGGTGCCGCGGCAGCTGACACCGGCCGGTCTGACCCGCACGATCGAGATCACGATCGCGGGCCTGCGCGACCTGTTCGGGATCGCCCGGCCGCGCATCGCCGTGTCCGGGCTGAACCCTCATGCCGGCGAAGGCGGCGCCATGGGCCACGAAGAGCTGGACTGGATCGCGCCGCTGATCGGCGAGCTGCGCGCCGCGGGCCACGACGTCACGGGCCCGCTGCCCGCCGACACGATGTTTCACGCCGCCGCACGCGCCCGTTACGACGCCGCCGTGGCCATGTACCACGATCAGGCGCTGATCCCGATCAAGACGCTGGATTTCGACAAGGGGGTGAACGTGACACTGGGCCTGCCCTTCGTGCGCACGTCTCCCGACCACGGCACCGCCTTCGACATCGCCGGACAGGGGCTGGCGAACCCCACCAGCATGATCGAGGCGATCCGCCTTGCCCACCGCATGGGCAGCGGCACCGCAGCATGA
- the rsmA gene encoding 16S rRNA (adenine(1518)-N(6)/adenine(1519)-N(6))-dimethyltransferase RsmA, giving the protein MSMIDGLPPLREVIAQHGLSARKSLGQNFLLDLNLTAKIARQAGDLAACDVLEIGPGPGGLTRGLLSEGARHVLAIEKDSRCRPALEEIAAAYPGRLTVIEGDALAIDPLEHLRPPVRVAANLPYNIGTELLVRWLTPPDWPPFWESLTLMFQREVAERIVAQPGSKAYGRLALLAQWRSEARIAMHLPPGAFTPPPKVSSAVVHLTALPAPRHPADPAVLNRVVAAAFNQRRKMLRAALRGVAPDIEDRLTAAGIAPTERAEQVSLEAFCALAREVAKP; this is encoded by the coding sequence ATGAGCATGATCGACGGCCTGCCGCCTCTGCGCGAGGTGATCGCGCAGCACGGTCTTTCGGCCCGCAAGTCGCTGGGCCAGAACTTCCTTCTCGACCTCAACCTCACGGCCAAGATCGCGCGGCAGGCCGGCGACCTCGCCGCTTGCGACGTACTCGAGATCGGCCCGGGCCCCGGCGGCCTGACCCGCGGGCTCCTGTCCGAGGGCGCGCGACACGTCCTGGCCATCGAAAAGGACAGCCGCTGCCGCCCCGCGCTAGAGGAAATCGCCGCCGCCTATCCCGGACGGCTGACGGTCATCGAGGGCGACGCGCTTGCCATCGACCCGCTCGAGCATCTGCGCCCGCCGGTCCGCGTGGCCGCGAACCTGCCCTACAACATCGGCACGGAACTGCTGGTGCGTTGGCTGACCCCGCCCGACTGGCCCCCCTTCTGGGAGAGCCTGACCCTGATGTTCCAGCGCGAGGTGGCGGAACGGATCGTGGCGCAACCGGGCTCCAAGGCCTACGGCAGGCTCGCCCTGCTGGCCCAGTGGCGGTCCGAAGCGCGGATCGCGATGCACCTGCCGCCGGGGGCCTTTACCCCGCCGCCCAAGGTGTCGTCGGCGGTGGTGCATCTGACGGCCCTGCCCGCGCCGCGCCATCCGGCCGATCCCGCGGTGCTCAACCGCGTCGTCGCCGCCGCTTTCAACCAGCGGCGCAAGATGCTGCGCGCCGCGCTGCGCGGTGTCGCCCCGGATATCGAGGACCGGCTGACCGCCGCCGGTATCGCCCCCACCGAACGCGCAGAGCAGGTCTCGCTCGAGGCTTTCTGCGCCCTAGCCCGTGAGGTAGCCAAGCCATGA